A region from the Geobacter benzoatilyticus genome encodes:
- a CDS encoding sensor histidine kinase, with translation MTQLSLKARMAIGVALLFLCFGLVAGLFALSYFQRQFKESISTHQEALLSSIADDLDKKLLFAQKSLQAFAPKLTRDVLRNEDDLQEVLDGKTTLHLLFDALFVFTPDGKMLIESPRKLEIRGHDYSYREYFKKTVATGKPQISAPFVSTYAPGHPAVMLTYPLFDANGRLTAILAGHADLLGENFLTDVGNMHIGKSGYAVLVDGNRRRLVHPDKSLIMQVVTSGSNPLFDRAMAGFEGSGETVNSSGVPVLASYKHLRSVNWLLTAVYPLEEAYASLNRARTYFVTALVLGIVLMLLVSWYAMQRLILPLSRLTGHIKALTNSSDGRTPVPVESHDEIGTLATAFNTMMEGLRQKRESLQHAVARAEEERAKSEAIIAALGDGLSIQDRNFRVLYQNEKHKMITGGDHVGRFCYEVYLHSDHACDECPVARCFADGMVHTQENRIPLEDGDRFVEVSASPLKDAGGEIVASIVLVRDVTERKRAEEEIRTLNAELEQRVRERTVELQQSVREMETFCYTVSHDLRTPLRGINGFSAILQQDYADRLDENGMENLRRIAAAANRMGELIDDLLELSRVNRDEVCRQPVDLSVMAREIADDLALGQPERKVEFVIEPDLRTTGDPSLLGAALTNLIHNAWKFCSRNPAARIEVGSRIQEGRKVFFVGDNGVGFDMQYANKLFLPFHRLHINEGFEGTGIGLATVQRIIERHGGRIWAEGEPGKGATFFFTVASE, from the coding sequence ATGACGCAACTCAGTCTCAAAGCCCGCATGGCAATAGGGGTTGCCTTGTTGTTCCTCTGTTTCGGCTTGGTGGCCGGTTTATTTGCTCTCAGCTATTTTCAGCGGCAATTCAAGGAAAGCATTTCGACTCACCAGGAGGCGCTCCTTTCATCCATTGCCGACGACCTGGACAAAAAACTCCTCTTTGCCCAGAAGTCGCTTCAGGCGTTTGCCCCGAAACTGACGCGGGATGTGCTCCGGAATGAGGATGATCTCCAGGAAGTCCTTGACGGCAAGACCACCCTGCATCTTCTGTTTGACGCCCTTTTCGTCTTCACTCCCGACGGAAAGATGCTAATTGAAAGCCCCCGGAAGCTCGAAATCAGGGGGCATGATTATTCCTACCGCGAGTATTTCAAGAAAACCGTTGCAACCGGCAAGCCTCAGATAAGCGCTCCCTTCGTCTCAACCTACGCGCCGGGCCATCCGGCGGTCATGCTGACCTATCCGTTGTTTGACGCCAATGGCCGGCTGACGGCCATCCTTGCCGGCCATGCCGATCTGCTTGGCGAAAATTTCCTGACGGACGTCGGGAACATGCATATCGGCAAAAGCGGATATGCAGTGCTGGTTGACGGGAACCGGAGACGGCTCGTGCACCCTGACAAGTCACTCATCATGCAAGTGGTCACGTCAGGGAGCAACCCGCTTTTCGACCGGGCCATGGCCGGCTTCGAGGGGAGCGGCGAGACGGTGAACTCCAGTGGGGTTCCCGTTCTGGCTTCCTACAAGCACCTGCGTTCCGTGAACTGGCTCCTCACGGCGGTCTACCCCCTTGAGGAGGCATATGCTTCCCTCAACCGGGCCCGCACGTATTTTGTAACTGCCTTAGTGCTGGGTATCGTCCTGATGCTCCTGGTGAGCTGGTATGCCATGCAGCGGCTGATTCTGCCGCTTTCGCGCCTCACCGGCCATATCAAGGCATTGACCAACAGCTCCGATGGGCGGACACCGGTGCCCGTGGAGTCCCACGATGAGATAGGCACCCTCGCCACGGCATTCAACACCATGATGGAGGGGCTTAGGCAAAAGCGGGAATCCCTGCAGCACGCCGTTGCGCGGGCCGAAGAGGAAAGGGCGAAGTCCGAAGCCATCATCGCCGCCCTGGGGGATGGGCTCAGCATCCAGGACCGGAACTTCCGGGTTCTGTACCAGAATGAAAAGCATAAAATGATAACCGGTGGCGACCATGTGGGGCGTTTCTGCTACGAGGTCTACCTCCACAGCGACCATGCCTGCGATGAGTGCCCGGTGGCGCGGTGTTTCGCGGACGGCATGGTCCACACCCAGGAAAACCGGATACCCCTGGAGGATGGGGACAGGTTTGTGGAGGTTTCCGCTTCTCCGCTGAAGGATGCCGGGGGGGAGATCGTCGCCAGCATCGTGCTTGTGCGGGATGTCACCGAGCGCAAGCGGGCGGAGGAAGAAATCCGGACCCTCAATGCCGAGCTGGAGCAAAGGGTCCGGGAGCGGACGGTGGAGCTTCAGCAGTCGGTGAGGGAGATGGAGACTTTTTGCTACACGGTATCCCATGATCTCCGCACCCCTCTCCGGGGGATCAACGGGTTCAGCGCCATCCTCCAGCAGGATTACGCCGACCGCCTCGATGAGAACGGGATGGAAAACCTCCGGCGGATAGCCGCCGCAGCCAACCGCATGGGAGAGCTGATCGACGACCTGCTGGAGTTGTCCCGCGTCAACCGCGACGAAGTGTGCCGCCAGCCCGTGGACCTTAGCGTCATGGCCCGGGAGATTGCCGATGACCTCGCCCTGGGCCAGCCGGAGCGGAAGGTGGAGTTCGTCATCGAGCCGGACCTGCGGACAACGGGCGATCCCTCCCTGCTGGGGGCGGCACTGACCAACCTCATCCACAATGCCTGGAAGTTCTGTTCCCGCAATCCGGCTGCTCGAATCGAGGTGGGCTCCCGCATTCAAGAGGGGAGAAAGGTGTTTTTCGTGGGGGACAACGGGGTGGGGTTCGACATGCAGTATGCGAACAAGCTCTTCCTCCCCTTCCATCGGCTCCACATCAACGAGGGGTTCGAGGGGACCGGCATCGGGCTTGCCACGGTGCAGCGGATCATCGAGCGCCATGGCGGCCGGATATGGGCCGAAGGCGAACCGGGAAAGGGTGCGACGTTCTTCTTTACGGTTGCCTCTGAATAA
- a CDS encoding HAD family hydrolase, translated as MPKPDPQGLSILSARWGATGESMVMVGDYLFDLQSGRALGAATIHVDRSRSFRWPELTDLAVESLDELAGLLGA; from the coding sequence TTGCCGAAGCCCGATCCGCAAGGGCTCTCCATCCTCTCCGCCCGCTGGGGGGCCACCGGCGAGTCCATGGTCATGGTGGGCGACTACCTCTTCGACCTCCAGAGCGGCCGGGCCTTGGGCGCCGCTACGATCCACGTGGACCGGAGCCGGAGTTTCCGTTGGCCGGAACTGACCGATCTCGCCGTCGAAAGTCTCGATGAACTGGCGGGGCTGCTGGGAGCCTGA
- a CDS encoding HAD family hydrolase encodes MIPQRQHIAAIAEIMARPHWVFDLDGTLTVPVHDFAAIRAELGVPEGSDILEYIDGLPLEDARLLHRRLDGIEMELAKRAEPAAGAVRLVEALHRRGAPLGIVTRNTKEIALQVLETIGVGGAFRTGQRSGAP; translated from the coding sequence ATGATACCACAACGGCAACACATCGCGGCCATTGCGGAGATTATGGCCCGCCCCCACTGGGTTTTCGATCTGGACGGGACACTGACTGTTCCGGTCCATGATTTCGCGGCAATAAGGGCCGAACTCGGGGTTCCGGAGGGGAGCGACATCCTGGAGTATATCGACGGGCTGCCCTTGGAGGATGCTCGACTTCTTCACCGCCGGCTCGACGGGATCGAGATGGAGCTGGCGAAACGGGCCGAACCGGCGGCGGGCGCGGTGCGGCTCGTGGAGGCGCTCCATCGTCGGGGAGCCCCCCTGGGGATCGTCACCCGCAACACCAAGGAAATTGCCCTGCAGGTTCTGGAGACCATCGGCGTGGGGGGGGCGTTTCGCACCGGGCAACGTTCTGGGGCGCCATGA
- the hpnI gene encoding bacteriohopanetetrol glucosamine biosynthesis glycosyltransferase HpnI, whose translation MMNTVLPFFCVLPPLIYGVLALFCARSYFGRKHPLPGHAPSVTIIKPVKGMDAGSFDNFASFCRQEYPAPFQIVFACADPADPVIPVIRRLMAEFPAIDMEMVADATLHGPNHKVSNLVNAYPKAKHELLIVCDSDIRVSPGYLREVAAPFADRQVGLVTSLYRSPGVSGAATAVEAMGFTVEMIPNVMVAMKLEGLSFALGASMAVRREALEAIGGFRALADYLADDYQLGNKVYRAGWRLELSDCYVESVMHREDLATVLSRQLRWSRTMRVSRPGGYLGSGITQPFPMACLALAASGFSGTGWLAVLLLYLVRAAVALVFSRRYVKDGIFPRWLWLLPLRDALAFGTWALSFAGNRVRWRGNLFRLLPGGKIVEI comes from the coding sequence ATGATGAACACGGTGCTCCCTTTTTTCTGCGTCCTTCCGCCCCTTATCTATGGAGTCCTGGCCTTGTTCTGTGCCCGGTCATACTTCGGGCGGAAGCACCCCTTGCCGGGGCATGCCCCTTCCGTCACGATAATCAAGCCGGTCAAGGGGATGGACGCCGGGAGCTTCGACAACTTTGCCTCCTTCTGCCGTCAGGAGTACCCGGCGCCATTCCAGATCGTCTTTGCCTGCGCCGACCCTGCCGATCCGGTAATTCCGGTCATCAGGCGGCTTATGGCGGAGTTTCCCGCCATCGATATGGAAATGGTGGCGGATGCCACCCTCCACGGTCCCAACCACAAGGTTTCGAACCTGGTCAATGCCTATCCGAAGGCAAAGCACGAACTGCTTATCGTCTGCGACAGCGACATCCGGGTTTCCCCCGGCTATCTCCGCGAGGTGGCCGCCCCCTTTGCCGACCGGCAGGTGGGGCTCGTCACCTCCCTGTACCGCAGCCCCGGCGTGAGCGGCGCCGCAACGGCGGTGGAGGCCATGGGTTTCACGGTGGAGATGATTCCCAACGTCATGGTGGCCATGAAGCTGGAGGGGCTTTCCTTTGCCCTGGGGGCTTCCATGGCGGTGCGGCGGGAGGCCCTTGAGGCCATCGGAGGGTTTCGCGCCCTGGCGGATTACCTGGCCGACGACTACCAGCTCGGCAACAAGGTCTACCGTGCCGGGTGGCGGCTGGAGCTCTCCGATTGTTACGTGGAGAGCGTCATGCATCGGGAGGACCTGGCGACGGTCCTTTCCCGCCAGCTCCGCTGGTCGCGCACCATGCGGGTTTCGCGCCCCGGCGGCTACCTTGGCTCCGGCATCACCCAGCCTTTCCCGATGGCATGCCTTGCGCTGGCGGCCTCCGGATTTTCCGGCACGGGGTGGCTGGCGGTCCTGCTTCTCTACCTGGTCCGTGCCGCCGTCGCCCTCGTATTCAGCCGCCGTTACGTGAAAGACGGAATCTTCCCCCGCTGGCTCTGGTTGCTGCCGCTGCGGGACGCCCTTGCCTTCGGCACCTGGGCCCTGTCGTTTGCGGGAAACCGGGTCCGGTGGCGGGGAAACCTCTTCCGGCTCCTCCCCGGCGGCAAAATCGTGGAAATTTGA
- a CDS encoding HEAT repeat domain-containing protein has protein sequence MVTSPYTNLSTERLSTLVIELNILRRHVTAYPAGHPLPGEAARKVAHLLGRLLENTSSVTLGIARETILFGDHPLDRKNPVFRDFARVLSDRGIVTITCHRGLDDVELLRFGDILSRSREEINACGGIEAVARAEGLSRLEVRGVNYDMFRVTEADQLPGVQEGASGSASLWEQFVRGLLNGTLDPFGDSTENRPPMDPRILADVLNGLAFSDPDRQDETYDAVIAAFMRRIDRNSGEQSEPECAVRLGALAENLNPELRRQFMGRAFNALADRPEAAVRLVSSMDDNIILDTIEELNTRNVPVPPLILTLCQKLNAYSDDSEAPLPVSRAEAGKVARNFGAMLASESFEQYVPEVYQGNLEQIVAAGKIASGLSEAATLRELLESENYEAKVGTIILEIMKSDPAWEDAAGIGESLGELCAYYRDAGDFPALKAVCEHLPPPGEAPSTLLQQRLLKVVGSPSFIVPLMDAPAVWGKGRYDEIRAIITLIGTPCVQPLLDRLAEEESMSLRRYYMACLLSLGQAARDEVIARLDDGRWFYVRNLVTVLRGLDDPTAIRPLSRLLHHPHPRVRQETLRTLVHFRDPEGERMLLRELGSSDRETVLTAIQLSDRSRSPKVRERLTGLLNKGGLTGTGIDIRCAVVKALAETGDPAALPDLARLLRSRSILRSASLVRLKTEVVRSLSKYPPEAALPLLREAAASGVPDIELVARQTLLAMERSRP, from the coding sequence ATGGTGACATCACCCTACACAAATTTAAGCACAGAGCGGCTCTCGACTCTGGTCATAGAACTGAACATTCTTCGCCGTCACGTGACCGCCTACCCGGCCGGCCACCCGCTGCCCGGGGAGGCGGCCCGGAAGGTGGCGCATCTGCTGGGCCGGTTACTGGAGAACACCTCAAGCGTGACCCTCGGCATCGCCCGGGAGACGATCCTGTTCGGCGACCATCCCCTCGACCGAAAGAACCCCGTCTTCCGGGATTTTGCCCGGGTGCTCTCCGATCGCGGAATTGTAACCATCACTTGCCATCGTGGCCTGGACGACGTCGAACTGCTTCGCTTCGGGGACATCCTCTCGCGCAGCCGCGAAGAGATTAACGCCTGCGGAGGGATAGAGGCGGTCGCCAGGGCGGAGGGGCTGTCCCGCCTGGAGGTCCGGGGGGTTAACTATGACATGTTCAGAGTAACAGAGGCGGACCAGCTCCCGGGGGTGCAGGAGGGGGCGAGCGGTTCGGCTTCCCTCTGGGAACAGTTCGTCCGGGGGCTGCTGAACGGCACCCTCGACCCCTTCGGCGACTCGACGGAAAACCGGCCGCCAATGGATCCGCGAATCCTGGCCGATGTGCTGAACGGCCTGGCATTCAGCGATCCGGACCGCCAGGACGAAACCTACGATGCGGTAATCGCCGCTTTCATGCGGCGCATCGACCGGAATTCCGGCGAACAATCCGAGCCGGAGTGCGCCGTGCGGCTGGGAGCGCTTGCGGAGAACCTGAACCCTGAATTAAGGCGGCAGTTTATGGGCAGGGCTTTCAACGCGCTGGCCGACCGGCCGGAGGCGGCCGTCCGGCTTGTGTCATCCATGGATGACAACATAATCCTCGACACCATTGAAGAACTCAACACCCGCAATGTCCCCGTTCCGCCCCTCATTCTGACCCTCTGCCAAAAGCTCAATGCCTATTCCGATGACAGCGAGGCCCCCCTCCCGGTCTCCCGGGCCGAGGCCGGCAAGGTGGCCCGGAACTTTGGCGCCATGCTCGCATCGGAGAGCTTCGAGCAGTACGTTCCCGAAGTCTACCAAGGAAACCTGGAGCAGATCGTCGCCGCCGGGAAGATCGCCTCGGGGCTTTCCGAGGCGGCAACCCTGCGGGAACTCCTGGAGTCGGAAAACTACGAAGCGAAGGTGGGAACCATAATCCTGGAGATCATGAAATCCGACCCGGCCTGGGAGGATGCCGCCGGCATAGGAGAAAGCCTCGGCGAACTCTGCGCCTACTACCGGGATGCGGGGGACTTCCCCGCCCTCAAGGCGGTCTGCGAGCACCTCCCGCCTCCGGGGGAAGCTCCATCCACGCTGCTTCAGCAGAGGCTTCTCAAGGTAGTCGGCTCGCCATCTTTCATCGTCCCCCTCATGGATGCGCCCGCAGTGTGGGGCAAGGGGCGCTACGACGAAATACGCGCCATCATAACCCTCATCGGCACACCCTGCGTACAGCCTCTCCTGGACCGCCTGGCCGAAGAGGAGAGCATGTCGCTCCGGCGCTACTACATGGCGTGCCTTCTTTCGCTGGGGCAGGCGGCCCGCGACGAAGTCATTGCGCGCCTGGACGACGGTCGCTGGTTCTATGTCCGCAATCTCGTCACGGTACTAAGGGGGCTCGACGATCCCACGGCAATCCGCCCCTTGAGCCGCCTTCTGCACCACCCCCATCCCCGTGTGCGCCAGGAGACGCTCCGGACCCTGGTCCATTTCCGCGACCCCGAGGGAGAACGGATGCTTCTCAGGGAACTGGGGAGCAGCGACCGTGAAACCGTGTTGACCGCAATCCAGCTCTCCGACCGCAGCCGCAGCCCAAAGGTGCGGGAGCGGCTGACGGGGCTCCTTAACAAGGGCGGCCTCACGGGCACCGGCATCGACATCCGCTGCGCCGTAGTAAAAGCACTGGCCGAAACCGGCGATCCGGCGGCACTCCCCGACCTTGCCCGCCTGCTCCGCTCCCGGAGCATTCTTCGCTCGGCCTCCCTTGTCCGGCTGAAGACAGAGGTCGTCCGCTCCCTGTCGAAATATCCCCCGGAAGCAGCATTGCCCCTGCTTCGCGAAGCCGCCGCCTCGGGAGTGCCCG